A section of the Diabrotica virgifera virgifera chromosome 8, PGI_DIABVI_V3a genome encodes:
- the LOC126889662 gene encoding THAP domain-containing protein 2-like: protein MPSCAFPSCNYNARMNKENSTKISLHCFPKDVKRRKAWIQFVNKENWEPSKGSRLCTKHFAERDVDRTSLAYPIRLRENAIPTIGESQVT from the exons ATGCCGTCGTGTGCGTTCCCGTCGTGTAATTATAACGCTCGAATGAATAAAGAAAACTCAACCAAAATCTCCTTACATTG TTTTCCTAAAGATGTTAAAAGGAGAAAGGCCTGGATACAGTTCGTAAATAAAGAGAACTGGGAACCAAGCAAAGGAAGCAGATTATGTACAAAACATTTTGCTGAGAGGGATGTAGATCGGACTTCCTTAGCTTATCCTATTCGTTTGCGAGAAAATGCAATCCCTACAATTGGTGAATCTCAGgtaacataa